ATGAAGCAATAGGTTCTCTGATTTCTTTAATTTTTTTTAAATCGAGTAATTTTGATGGATTATCTATGTGTATTGTTTTATTGTTATTTGTTAGGACTTCGTAAATTACGCTTGGGGCCGTAATAATTAAATCAAGTGAATATTCACGTTTTAATCTTTCTTGTATAATTTCCATATGTAATGAACCAAGAAATCCGCATCGATATCCTAGACCTAAAAATGCTGATCTTTCTGGTTCATAATATAAAGATGCATCATTTAAACTAAGTTTGTAAAGAGCGTTTTGAAAAGTTTTTTGGTCTTTTGACCCAAGCACAGGAAATAGACTAGCGTATACATATGGGTTTAATTTTTTAAAACTGTTGCATAATTCTTTTGCAGGACGGTTTAGTAAAGTTAAGGTATCTCCTACAGGGGTATGTGTAATATTTTTATTAGTACATACCAACCATCCGACTTCTCCGCAATTTAGTACTTTTCTCTTTATTTGTTTTGGAGTAAAAATTCCTATTTGATCAACAGTGTATTTTTCTCCTGTATTCATGGATTTTAATATATCGCCTGTACGCAGTTTTCCATTTTTTATACATATCAATGATACAATTCCTAAATATTTATTAAACCAAGAATCAATGATGAGTGCTTGTAAAGGAGCGGTTTCGTCTCCATTTGGGTGTGGAATATCATGAATTAAACGTTCTAGTAGTTCTGGAACACCTATACCAGTTTTAGCGGAACATTGTATAGTTTCGTTGGAATTTATTCCGATGATATTAAATACTTCTTGGGAAGCCCGAAGAGGGTCTGCGGTTGATAAATCAATTTTATTGAGTACTACAATAACTTTTATGTTCATTTTTTTTGCAATTTGGTAATGTGCTATTGTTTGGGCTTCTACTCCTTGTGTAGTATCTACTACTAGTAAAGCTCCTTCACATGCCGATAAAGATCTAGAGACTTCATAAGAAAAATCAACGTGCCCAGGAGTATCAA
This sequence is a window from Candidatus Blochmannia ocreatus. Protein-coding genes within it:
- the lepA gene encoding translation elongation factor 4 → MITYIRNFSIIAHINHGKSTLSDRFIQTCGGLSAREMTSQVLDSMELERERGITIKSQNATLHYTAKNNKTYTLNLIDTPGHVDFSYEVSRSLSACEGALLVVDTTQGVEAQTIAHYQIAKKMNIKVIVVLNKIDLSTADPLRASQEVFNIIGINSNETIQCSAKTGIGVPELLERLIHDIPHPNGDETAPLQALIIDSWFNKYLGIVSLICIKNGKLRTGDILKSMNTGEKYTVDQIGIFTPKQIKRKVLNCGEVGWLVCTNKNITHTPVGDTLTLLNRPAKELCNSFKKLNPYVYASLFPVLGSKDQKTFQNALYKLSLNDASLYYEPERSAFLGLGYRCGFLGSLHMEIIQERLKREYSLDLIITAPSVIYEVLTNNNKTIHIDNPSKLLDLKKIKEIREPIASCNILFPKKYLGEIITLCAKKRGNQIAISYYNTQIILTYELPISEIILDFFNQIKSISHGYASFEYKFNRFQTANLVCVEILINKKRIDTLSTIIHQDKSISHGRMLINKLKKIIPRQQFDIVIQAAIGKKIISREIIKQLRKNVLAKCHGGDITRKKKLLYNQKEGKKRMKKIGNINFPNNIFFEICNINKNN